In a genomic window of Paramecium tetraurelia macronuclear, complete genome:
- a CDS encoding Transcription factor, Tudor domain has protein sequence MSFQPCKILSLISPNQFLIQSQQQKTIIVGNGIPNFLTRSKLNVNQKALEIYFQQLQYVNKDAQYMTKTNQIQINGSDLIQEIKDETEIHLKLIGVQNEEAKQTQPVLDFIKQHRNKSIDAILVSFEGNILNFLYNKDTLISLIPNAIYIDEFAIQDQGYSKLMQKDWLNREFSITFKGTQILTVNHQRNFIHFPILKADLYPTSQKDSELGNEFYSSLISSGFAFITDWGKLNLPQNSFQLLFQNQEEAKKNNLGLWKNGELDRRMLNSVSSQRTGQIVEIIEANQYLVKTDKGILTIKLDRIFIEGLEAKEFARKILIGKQVHILEVGDNMPLQTIQLCDNNLDIEEELIANGWATPKENHPQLSKFKFQQFQQMNLLAKQRKIGQYSPELNWRIEDQTDQKQGKSVNEIIWSSIQRDKQTQKQSSVTTGIASKEDFQIEALVDKILPNGSFIITLLKYHSMVNFTIQGIAKLSEFAASFPNVTKYQEQRQQFSYNILMQRNTWIEFESFNILENMFYGKIYEKKNNRDTDFTLQLLREGLTFIKNNTEFYSKYEEAQKEAEKQKKGFWNESYAQFIIDFSQNKQTLKKQISNQGNIQKNENQQIQQVVVTAVNDCKEFYIRKENNPEFEDLEVQIEKAALIPLKKPVKKGTLCLATFSEDNRIYRAQVLQAFKNDKFLVKFIDYGNNDEVNYQDMGVLPAQFTNIPQQAKLCSLAYLRVPPSSHEYAEEASDQFRELLLDKQFDSKVAYTEKSTNRQFITLQPQSKPDELQFTINKIALEQGLGRIDNRVLYNPLKEFKNFEVEAKANGIGIWGFDDCLEDEKQFEDEYDYYDS, from the exons aTGTCTTTCCAACCATGCAAAATACTATCCTTGATTTCCCCCAATtagtttttgatttaatcttaataataaaagactATTATTGTTGGGAATGGAATTCCAAATTTTTTAACAAGGAGcaaattaaatgttaatcAAAAAGCTCttgaaatctatttttaataattgcaatatgTTAATAAAGACGCATAATACATGACCAAAACTAactaaatacaaataaatggATCAGACTTAATTTAAGAGATTAAAGATGAAAcagaaattcatttaaaactGATTGGGgtttaaaatgaagaagcaAAATAAACCCAACCAGttttagatttcattaaatagcatagaaataaatctattgatGCAATCTTGGTTTCCTTCGaaggaaatattttaaatttcctttataataaagatacattaataagtttaatacCTAATGCAATTTATATTGATG aatttgcAATTTAAGACTAAGGTTACTCTAAATTAATGTAGAAGGATTGGCTTAATAGAGAATTTAGTATAACTTTCAAAGGAACTTAAATTTTGACAGTAAATCATTAAAggaattttattcatttccCAATTTTAAAAGCTGACTTGTATCCTACTAGCTAAAAAGATTCTGAATTAGGAAATGAATTCtattcttcattaatttcaagTGGATTTGCATTTATTACTGACTGGGG caaattgaatttaccgcaaaattcttttcaattattgttCTAAAACTAAGAGGAGGctaaaaaaaacaatttagGACTTTGGAAGAACGGAGAATTGGATAGAAGAATGCTGAATTCAGTTAGTTCATAAAGGACAGGATAAATtgttgaaattattgaagcTAATTAATACTTAGTGAAAACAGATAAAGGGATATtgacaattaaattagatagaaTTTTCATCGAAGGATTAGAAGCAAAGGAATTTGctagaaaaatattaataggaAAGCAAGTTCATATTCTGGAGGTAGGAGACAATATGCCATTGCAAACTATACAATTGtgtgataataatttagatattgaaGAAGAACTTATTGCCAATGGATGGGCAACACCTAAGGAGAATCATCCTTAGTTATCAAAGTTTAAATTTcagcaattttaataaatgaatctaTTAGCTAAATAGAGGAAAATAGGACAATATAGTCCAGAACTGAATTGGAGAATTGAAGATTAAACAGATTAGAAACAAGGAAAGAGtgtaaatgaaataatttggTCTAGTATTTAAAGGGacaaataaacttaaaaataatcatctgTGACTACTGGTATTGCAAGCAAGGAAGATTTTCAAATAGAAGCATTGGTTGATAAAATATTGCCTAATGGGTCATTTATCATAACTCTCTTAAAGTATCATTCAATGGTTAACTTTACTATATAAGGAATAGCAAAACTATCAGAATTTGCTGCCAGTTTTCCTAATGTTACCAAATATTAAGAGTAAAGGCAATAGTTtagttataatattttaatgtaaaGAAATACTTGGATTGAATTTGAaagttttaatattttggaaaATATGTTTTATGGAAAGATTTAtgaaaagaaaaacaatagaGACACTGATTTCACTTTACAATTACTTAGGGAAGGTTTAacatttatcaaaaataatactGAGTTTTATAGCAAATATGAAGAGGCATAGAAAGAGGCAGAAAAACAGAAGAAAGGGTTTTGGAATGAATCCTatgcttaatttataatcgacttttcataaaataaacaaactttgaaaaaataaataagtaattagGGAAACATatagaaaaatgaaaatcaacAAATCTAATAAGTGGTAGTAACTGCTGTTAATGATTGCAAAGAGTTTTAtattagaaaagaaaataatccTGAATTTGAGGATTTGGAAGTTCAAATTGAAAAGGCAGCATTGATT CCTCTCAAGAAACCAGTGAAGAAAGGAACCTTATGTTTAGCAACATTTAGCGAAGACAACAGAATTTACAGAGCATAAGTATTATAAGCATTTAAGAATGATAAATTCCTTGtcaaatttatagattacGGCAATAATGATGAGGTCAACTACTAAGATATGGGTGTATTACCAGCTTAATTTACTAACATACCTTAATAGGCTAAATTGTGTTCTTTAGCTTACTTGAGAGTTCCTCCATCATCACATGAATATGCAGAAGAGGCATCTGATTAATTTAGGGAATTACTacttgataaataatttgattctaaaGTTGCTTATACAGAGAAATCAacaaatagataatttataactCTTTAACCCTAATCTAAACcagatgaattataattcacTATTAACAAAATTGCATTAGAATAAGg ACTAGGAAGAATAGATAATAGAGTTTTGTATAATCCTCTGAAAGAGTTCAAAAACTTTGAGGTAGAGGCAAAAGCAAATGGAATTGGTATTTGGGGATTTGATGATTGTTTAGAAGATGAAAAACAATTTGAAGatgaatatgattattaCGATTCatga